A single Eubalaena glacialis isolate mEubGla1 chromosome 18, mEubGla1.1.hap2.+ XY, whole genome shotgun sequence DNA region contains:
- the KCNC3 gene encoding potassium voltage-gated channel subfamily C member 3 isoform X2 translates to MLSSVCVSSFRGRQGSSKQQPVPPPPQPSESPLPLPPPPPPPPPLQQQQQPAQPGPAASPAGTPAPRGPGGRCAEPCPGLPAAAMGRHGGGGGDSGKIVINVGGVRHETYRSTLRTLPGTRLAGLTEPEAAARFDYDPGADEFFFDRHPGVFAYVLNYYRTGKLHCPADVCGPLFEEELGFWGIDETDVEACCWMTYRQHRDAEEALDSFEAPDPSGAANAANAAGAHDAGLDDEAGAGGGGLDGAGGELKRLCFQDAGGGAGGPPGGAGGAGGTWWRRWQPRVWALFEDPYSSRAARYVAFASLFFILISITTFCLETHEGFIHISNKTVTQASPIPGAPPENITNVEVETEPFLTYVEGVCVVWFTFEFLMRITFCPDKVEFLKSSLNIIDCVAILPFYLEVGLSGLSSKAAKDVLGFLRVVRFVRILRIFKLTRHFVGLRVLGHTLRASTNEFLLLIIFLALGVLIFATMIYYAERIGADPDDILGSNHTYFKNIPIGFWWAVVTMTTLGYGDMYPKTWSGMLVGALCALAGVLTIAMPVPVIVNNFGMYYSLAMAKQKLPKKKNKHIPRPPQPGSPNYCKPDPPPPPPPHPHHSSGSISPPPPITPPSMGVTVAGAYPPGPHTHPGLLRGGAGGLGIMGLPPLPAPGEPCPLAQEEVIEINRAVDPRPNGDPAAAALAHEDCPAIDQPAMSPEDKSPVTPGSRGRYSRDRACFLLTDYAPSPDGSIRKGYEKSRSVSSIAGLSGVSLRLAPLATPPGSPRAARRAPPTLPSIL, encoded by the exons ATGCTGAGCTCAGTCTGCGTCTCATCCTTCCGCGGGCGCCAGGGGTCCAGCAAACAGCAGCcggtgccgccgccgccgcagccgtcCGAGTCCCCGCTGCCTCTGCCCccgccgccaccgccaccgccgccgctgcagcagcagcagcagcctgcgCAGCCAGGCCCCGCCGCGTCCCCGGCGGGCACCCCGGCACCCCGCGGGCCCGGGGGCCGGTGCGCCGAGCCATGCCCCGGGCTGCCGGCGGCGGCCATGGGGCGGcacggcggcggcggtggcgacAGTGGCAAGATCGTGATCAACGTGGGCGGCGTGCGCCATGAGACGTACCGCTCGACGCTGCGCACCCTGCCGGGGACGCGACTGGCCGGCTTGACGGAGCCCGAGGCGGCGGCGCGCTTCGACTACGACCCGGGCGCCGACGAGTTCTTCTTTGACCGGCATCCGGGTGTCTTCGCCTACGTGCTCAACTACTACCGCACTGGCAAGCTGCACTGCCCGGCCGACGTGTGCGGGCCGCTCTTCGAGGAGGAGCTCGGCTTTTGGGGCATCGACGAGACCGACGTGGAGGCCTGCTGCTGGATGACCTACCGGCAGCACCGGGACGCCGAGGAAGCGCTCGACTCCTTCGAGGCACCCGACCCCTCGGGCGCCGCCAACGCTGCCAACGCCGCGGGCGCCCATGACGCGGGCCTGGACGACGAggcgggcgcgggcggcggcggcctgGACGGCGCGGGCGGCGAGCTCAAGCGCCTCTGCTTCCAGGACGCTGGCGGCGGCGCCGGGGGCCCGCCAGGGGGcgcgggcggcgcgggcggcACGTGGTGGCGCCGCTGGCAGCCCCGCGTGTGGGCGCTCTTCGAGGACCCCTACTCGTCGCGGGCCGCCAGG TATGTGGCCTTCGCCTCCCTCTTCTTCATCCTCATCTCCATCACCACCTTCTGCCTGGAGACCCACGAGGGTTTCATCCACATCAGCAACAAGACAGTGACGCAGGCCTCCCCGATCCCGGGGGCTCCGCCGGAGAACATCACCAATGTGGAGGTGGAGACGGAGCCCTTCCTGACCTACGTGGAGGGTGTGTGCGTCGTCTGGTTCACCTTTGAGTTTCTCATGCGCATCACCTTCTGCCCAGACAAGgtggaatttctcaagagcagcCTCAACATCATCGACTGTGTGGCCATCCTGCCCTTCTATCTGGAGGTGGGGCTCTCGGGCCTCAGTTCCAAGGCCGCCAAAGATGTGCTGGGCTTCCTGCGGGTCGTCCGCTTTGTCCGGATCCTGCGCATCTTCAAGCTCACGCGGCACTTCGTGGGGCTGCGCGTGCTGGGCCACACTCTCCGCGCCAGCACCAATGAGTTCCTGCTGCTTATCATCTTCCTGGCGCTTGGTGTGCTCATCTTCGCCACTATGATCTACTATGCTGAGCGCATTGGCGCTGACCCCGATGACATCCTGGGCTCCAACCACACCTACTTCAAGAACATCCCCATCGGCTTCTGGTGGGCCGTGGTCACCATGACAACCCTGGGCTACGGAGACATGTACCCCAAGACGTGGTCAGGGATGCTGGTTGGGGCGCTGTGTGCCCTGGCTGGGGTGCTCACCATCGCCATGCCCGTGCCCGTCATTGTCAACAACTTTGGCATGTACTATTCGCTGGCCATGGCCAAACAGAAGCTGCCCAAGAAGAAGAATAAACATATTCCCCGGCCCCCGCAGCCCGGCTCGCCCAACTATTGCAAGCCCGACCCACCGCCACCGCCCCCGCCCCATCCTCATCATAGCAGCGGCAGCATCAGCCCTCCACCACCCATCACCCCGCCCTCCATGGGGGTGACTGTGGCAGGGGCCTACCCACCAGGGCCCCACACGCACCCCGGGCTGCTCAGGGGGGGAGCGGGTGGGCTCGGGATCATGGGGCTGCCTCCTCTGCCTGCCCCTGGGGAGCCTTGCCCGTTGGCTCAGGAGGAAGTGATTGAGATCAACCGGGCAG TAG ATCCCCGCCCCAACGGGGACCCTGCAGCAGCTGCGCTTGCCCACGAGGACTGCCCGGCTATTGACCAGCCCGCCATGTCACCAGAAGACAAGAGCCCCGTCACCCCCGGGAGCCGGGGCCGCTACAGCCGGGACCGAGCCTGCTTCCTCCTCACTGACTATGCCCCTTCCCCTGATGGCTCCatccggaaag gtTACGAGAAATCCCGCAGCGTGAGCAGCATCGCGGGCCTGAGCGGGGTGTCCCTGCGCCTCGCCCCCCTTGCCACTCCCCCTGGCTCTCCCAGGGCCGCCCGCCGCGCTCCCCCAACCCTGCCCTCCATCCTCTAG
- the KCNC3 gene encoding potassium voltage-gated channel subfamily C member 3 isoform X1 — protein MLSSVCVSSFRGRQGSSKQQPVPPPPQPSESPLPLPPPPPPPPPLQQQQQPAQPGPAASPAGTPAPRGPGGRCAEPCPGLPAAAMGRHGGGGGDSGKIVINVGGVRHETYRSTLRTLPGTRLAGLTEPEAAARFDYDPGADEFFFDRHPGVFAYVLNYYRTGKLHCPADVCGPLFEEELGFWGIDETDVEACCWMTYRQHRDAEEALDSFEAPDPSGAANAANAAGAHDAGLDDEAGAGGGGLDGAGGELKRLCFQDAGGGAGGPPGGAGGAGGTWWRRWQPRVWALFEDPYSSRAARYVAFASLFFILISITTFCLETHEGFIHISNKTVTQASPIPGAPPENITNVEVETEPFLTYVEGVCVVWFTFEFLMRITFCPDKVEFLKSSLNIIDCVAILPFYLEVGLSGLSSKAAKDVLGFLRVVRFVRILRIFKLTRHFVGLRVLGHTLRASTNEFLLLIIFLALGVLIFATMIYYAERIGADPDDILGSNHTYFKNIPIGFWWAVVTMTTLGYGDMYPKTWSGMLVGALCALAGVLTIAMPVPVIVNNFGMYYSLAMAKQKLPKKKNKHIPRPPQPGSPNYCKPDPPPPPPPHPHHSSGSISPPPPITPPSMGVTVAGAYPPGPHTHPGLLRGGAGGLGIMGLPPLPAPGEPCPLAQEEVIEINRADPRPNGDPAAAALAHEDCPAIDQPAMSPEDKSPVTPGSRGRYSRDRACFLLTDYAPSPDGSIRKGYEKSRSVSSIAGLSGVSLRLAPLATPPGSPRAARRAPPTLPSIL, from the exons ATGCTGAGCTCAGTCTGCGTCTCATCCTTCCGCGGGCGCCAGGGGTCCAGCAAACAGCAGCcggtgccgccgccgccgcagccgtcCGAGTCCCCGCTGCCTCTGCCCccgccgccaccgccaccgccgccgctgcagcagcagcagcagcctgcgCAGCCAGGCCCCGCCGCGTCCCCGGCGGGCACCCCGGCACCCCGCGGGCCCGGGGGCCGGTGCGCCGAGCCATGCCCCGGGCTGCCGGCGGCGGCCATGGGGCGGcacggcggcggcggtggcgacAGTGGCAAGATCGTGATCAACGTGGGCGGCGTGCGCCATGAGACGTACCGCTCGACGCTGCGCACCCTGCCGGGGACGCGACTGGCCGGCTTGACGGAGCCCGAGGCGGCGGCGCGCTTCGACTACGACCCGGGCGCCGACGAGTTCTTCTTTGACCGGCATCCGGGTGTCTTCGCCTACGTGCTCAACTACTACCGCACTGGCAAGCTGCACTGCCCGGCCGACGTGTGCGGGCCGCTCTTCGAGGAGGAGCTCGGCTTTTGGGGCATCGACGAGACCGACGTGGAGGCCTGCTGCTGGATGACCTACCGGCAGCACCGGGACGCCGAGGAAGCGCTCGACTCCTTCGAGGCACCCGACCCCTCGGGCGCCGCCAACGCTGCCAACGCCGCGGGCGCCCATGACGCGGGCCTGGACGACGAggcgggcgcgggcggcggcggcctgGACGGCGCGGGCGGCGAGCTCAAGCGCCTCTGCTTCCAGGACGCTGGCGGCGGCGCCGGGGGCCCGCCAGGGGGcgcgggcggcgcgggcggcACGTGGTGGCGCCGCTGGCAGCCCCGCGTGTGGGCGCTCTTCGAGGACCCCTACTCGTCGCGGGCCGCCAGG TATGTGGCCTTCGCCTCCCTCTTCTTCATCCTCATCTCCATCACCACCTTCTGCCTGGAGACCCACGAGGGTTTCATCCACATCAGCAACAAGACAGTGACGCAGGCCTCCCCGATCCCGGGGGCTCCGCCGGAGAACATCACCAATGTGGAGGTGGAGACGGAGCCCTTCCTGACCTACGTGGAGGGTGTGTGCGTCGTCTGGTTCACCTTTGAGTTTCTCATGCGCATCACCTTCTGCCCAGACAAGgtggaatttctcaagagcagcCTCAACATCATCGACTGTGTGGCCATCCTGCCCTTCTATCTGGAGGTGGGGCTCTCGGGCCTCAGTTCCAAGGCCGCCAAAGATGTGCTGGGCTTCCTGCGGGTCGTCCGCTTTGTCCGGATCCTGCGCATCTTCAAGCTCACGCGGCACTTCGTGGGGCTGCGCGTGCTGGGCCACACTCTCCGCGCCAGCACCAATGAGTTCCTGCTGCTTATCATCTTCCTGGCGCTTGGTGTGCTCATCTTCGCCACTATGATCTACTATGCTGAGCGCATTGGCGCTGACCCCGATGACATCCTGGGCTCCAACCACACCTACTTCAAGAACATCCCCATCGGCTTCTGGTGGGCCGTGGTCACCATGACAACCCTGGGCTACGGAGACATGTACCCCAAGACGTGGTCAGGGATGCTGGTTGGGGCGCTGTGTGCCCTGGCTGGGGTGCTCACCATCGCCATGCCCGTGCCCGTCATTGTCAACAACTTTGGCATGTACTATTCGCTGGCCATGGCCAAACAGAAGCTGCCCAAGAAGAAGAATAAACATATTCCCCGGCCCCCGCAGCCCGGCTCGCCCAACTATTGCAAGCCCGACCCACCGCCACCGCCCCCGCCCCATCCTCATCATAGCAGCGGCAGCATCAGCCCTCCACCACCCATCACCCCGCCCTCCATGGGGGTGACTGTGGCAGGGGCCTACCCACCAGGGCCCCACACGCACCCCGGGCTGCTCAGGGGGGGAGCGGGTGGGCTCGGGATCATGGGGCTGCCTCCTCTGCCTGCCCCTGGGGAGCCTTGCCCGTTGGCTCAGGAGGAAGTGATTGAGATCAACCGGGCAG ATCCCCGCCCCAACGGGGACCCTGCAGCAGCTGCGCTTGCCCACGAGGACTGCCCGGCTATTGACCAGCCCGCCATGTCACCAGAAGACAAGAGCCCCGTCACCCCCGGGAGCCGGGGCCGCTACAGCCGGGACCGAGCCTGCTTCCTCCTCACTGACTATGCCCCTTCCCCTGATGGCTCCatccggaaag gtTACGAGAAATCCCGCAGCGTGAGCAGCATCGCGGGCCTGAGCGGGGTGTCCCTGCGCCTCGCCCCCCTTGCCACTCCCCCTGGCTCTCCCAGGGCCGCCCGCCGCGCTCCCCCAACCCTGCCCTCCATCCTCTAG
- the KCNC3 gene encoding potassium voltage-gated channel subfamily C member 3 isoform X3: MLSSVCVSSFRGRQGSSKQQPVPPPPQPSESPLPLPPPPPPPPPLQQQQQPAQPGPAASPAGTPAPRGPGGRCAEPCPGLPAAAMGRHGGGGGDSGKIVINVGGVRHETYRSTLRTLPGTRLAGLTEPEAAARFDYDPGADEFFFDRHPGVFAYVLNYYRTGKLHCPADVCGPLFEEELGFWGIDETDVEACCWMTYRQHRDAEEALDSFEAPDPSGAANAANAAGAHDAGLDDEAGAGGGGLDGAGGELKRLCFQDAGGGAGGPPGGAGGAGGTWWRRWQPRVWALFEDPYSSRAARYVAFASLFFILISITTFCLETHEGFIHISNKTVTQASPIPGAPPENITNVEVETEPFLTYVEGVCVVWFTFEFLMRITFCPDKVEFLKSSLNIIDCVAILPFYLEVGLSGLSSKAAKDVLGFLRVVRFVRILRIFKLTRHFVGLRVLGHTLRASTNEFLLLIIFLALGVLIFATMIYYAERIGADPDDILGSNHTYFKNIPIGFWWAVVTMTTLGYGDMYPKTWSGMLVGALCALAGVLTIAMPVPVIVNNFGMYYSLAMAKQKLPKKKNKHIPRPPQPGSPNYCKPDPPPPPPPHPHHSSGSISPPPPITPPSMGVTVAGAYPPGPHTHPGLLRGGAGGLGIMGLPPLPAPGEPCPLAQEEVIEINRADPRPNGDPAAAALAHEDCPAIDQPAMSPEDKSPVTPGSRGRYSRDRACFLLTDYAPSPDGSIRKATGAPPLPPQDWRKPGPPSFLPDLNANAAAWISP; the protein is encoded by the exons ATGCTGAGCTCAGTCTGCGTCTCATCCTTCCGCGGGCGCCAGGGGTCCAGCAAACAGCAGCcggtgccgccgccgccgcagccgtcCGAGTCCCCGCTGCCTCTGCCCccgccgccaccgccaccgccgccgctgcagcagcagcagcagcctgcgCAGCCAGGCCCCGCCGCGTCCCCGGCGGGCACCCCGGCACCCCGCGGGCCCGGGGGCCGGTGCGCCGAGCCATGCCCCGGGCTGCCGGCGGCGGCCATGGGGCGGcacggcggcggcggtggcgacAGTGGCAAGATCGTGATCAACGTGGGCGGCGTGCGCCATGAGACGTACCGCTCGACGCTGCGCACCCTGCCGGGGACGCGACTGGCCGGCTTGACGGAGCCCGAGGCGGCGGCGCGCTTCGACTACGACCCGGGCGCCGACGAGTTCTTCTTTGACCGGCATCCGGGTGTCTTCGCCTACGTGCTCAACTACTACCGCACTGGCAAGCTGCACTGCCCGGCCGACGTGTGCGGGCCGCTCTTCGAGGAGGAGCTCGGCTTTTGGGGCATCGACGAGACCGACGTGGAGGCCTGCTGCTGGATGACCTACCGGCAGCACCGGGACGCCGAGGAAGCGCTCGACTCCTTCGAGGCACCCGACCCCTCGGGCGCCGCCAACGCTGCCAACGCCGCGGGCGCCCATGACGCGGGCCTGGACGACGAggcgggcgcgggcggcggcggcctgGACGGCGCGGGCGGCGAGCTCAAGCGCCTCTGCTTCCAGGACGCTGGCGGCGGCGCCGGGGGCCCGCCAGGGGGcgcgggcggcgcgggcggcACGTGGTGGCGCCGCTGGCAGCCCCGCGTGTGGGCGCTCTTCGAGGACCCCTACTCGTCGCGGGCCGCCAGG TATGTGGCCTTCGCCTCCCTCTTCTTCATCCTCATCTCCATCACCACCTTCTGCCTGGAGACCCACGAGGGTTTCATCCACATCAGCAACAAGACAGTGACGCAGGCCTCCCCGATCCCGGGGGCTCCGCCGGAGAACATCACCAATGTGGAGGTGGAGACGGAGCCCTTCCTGACCTACGTGGAGGGTGTGTGCGTCGTCTGGTTCACCTTTGAGTTTCTCATGCGCATCACCTTCTGCCCAGACAAGgtggaatttctcaagagcagcCTCAACATCATCGACTGTGTGGCCATCCTGCCCTTCTATCTGGAGGTGGGGCTCTCGGGCCTCAGTTCCAAGGCCGCCAAAGATGTGCTGGGCTTCCTGCGGGTCGTCCGCTTTGTCCGGATCCTGCGCATCTTCAAGCTCACGCGGCACTTCGTGGGGCTGCGCGTGCTGGGCCACACTCTCCGCGCCAGCACCAATGAGTTCCTGCTGCTTATCATCTTCCTGGCGCTTGGTGTGCTCATCTTCGCCACTATGATCTACTATGCTGAGCGCATTGGCGCTGACCCCGATGACATCCTGGGCTCCAACCACACCTACTTCAAGAACATCCCCATCGGCTTCTGGTGGGCCGTGGTCACCATGACAACCCTGGGCTACGGAGACATGTACCCCAAGACGTGGTCAGGGATGCTGGTTGGGGCGCTGTGTGCCCTGGCTGGGGTGCTCACCATCGCCATGCCCGTGCCCGTCATTGTCAACAACTTTGGCATGTACTATTCGCTGGCCATGGCCAAACAGAAGCTGCCCAAGAAGAAGAATAAACATATTCCCCGGCCCCCGCAGCCCGGCTCGCCCAACTATTGCAAGCCCGACCCACCGCCACCGCCCCCGCCCCATCCTCATCATAGCAGCGGCAGCATCAGCCCTCCACCACCCATCACCCCGCCCTCCATGGGGGTGACTGTGGCAGGGGCCTACCCACCAGGGCCCCACACGCACCCCGGGCTGCTCAGGGGGGGAGCGGGTGGGCTCGGGATCATGGGGCTGCCTCCTCTGCCTGCCCCTGGGGAGCCTTGCCCGTTGGCTCAGGAGGAAGTGATTGAGATCAACCGGGCAG ATCCCCGCCCCAACGGGGACCCTGCAGCAGCTGCGCTTGCCCACGAGGACTGCCCGGCTATTGACCAGCCCGCCATGTCACCAGAAGACAAGAGCCCCGTCACCCCCGGGAGCCGGGGCCGCTACAGCCGGGACCGAGCCTGCTTCCTCCTCACTGACTATGCCCCTTCCCCTGATGGCTCCatccggaaag ccactgGTGCTCCCCCACTGCCCCCCCAAGACTGGCGTAAGCCAGGCCCCCCAAGCTTCTTGCCCGACCTCAACGCCAACGCTGCAGCCTGGATATCCCCCTAG
- the NAPSA gene encoding napsin-A, with product MSPPPLLLLLLLLLTMQPTGATLIRIPLRRVYTGLRALNPLRGWDKPAEPPRLGAPSPGDKDFFVPLSNYMNIQYYGEIGLGTPPQNFSVVFDTGSSNLWVPSVRCHFFSLPCWLHHRFNSKASSSFRPNGTKFAIQYGTGRLDGILSEDKLTIGGITGASVIFGEALWEPSLVFTFAHFDGVLGLGFPVLAVGGVRPPLDRLVDEGLLDKPVFSFYLNRDPEAADGGELVLGGSDPAHYIPPLTFVSVTIPAYWQIHMERVEVGTGLTLCARGCAAILDTGTSLITGPTEEIRALQAATGGVPLLMGEYLIQCSKIPTLPPVSFLLGGVWFNLTAQDYVIQIARGGVRLCLSGFQALDMPPPAGPLWILGDVFLRSYVAVFDRGDRKSGARVGLARVRARGAGQRRASRCPELRGWVTPPPIASPGFPHPRPASTWGEYGGGGEGTGSGGGKTAQIPVLEAGDSGEEDLKVTAEGHSLLPPQHQPQPLAPPQPPRLRSTTGGGVQSSPAQGAGPDRLQGGSLAPKTSVLGPTAPSIPPIQDGFYHSWIPPTSRSPSASFLTFSRPSAG from the exons ATGTCTCCGccaccgctgctgctgctgctactactgttGCTGACCATGCAGCCCACTGGGGCCACGTTGATCCG GATCCCACTTCGCAGAGTCTACACTGGACTCAGGGCCCTGAACCCACTGAGGGGATGGGATAAGCCAGCAGAGCCCCCCAGGTTGGGGGCTCCATCCCCTGGGGACAAGGACTTCTTTGTGCCTCTCTCCAACTACATGAAC ATCCAGTATTACGGGGAAATTGGGCTGGGAACGCCCCCACAAAACTTCTCTGTCGTCTTTGACACTGGTTCCTCCAATCTCTGGGTCCCGTCCGTGAGATGCCACTTCTTCAGTCTGCCCTGCT GGCTCCACCACCGCTTCAACTCCAAAGCCTCCAGCTCCTTCCGGCCCAATGGGACCAAGTTTGCCATTCAATACGGAACTGGCCGCCTAGACGGCATCCTGAGTGAGGACAAGCTGACT ATTGGGGGAATCACAGGTGCATCGGTGATTTTTGGGGAGGCTCTGTGGGAGCCCAGCCTGGTCTTCACATTTGCCCACTTCGATGGGGTATTGGGCCTCGGTTTTCCCGTTCTGGCTGTGGGAGGAGTTCGGCCCCCGCTGGATAGACTGGTGGACGAGGGGCTTCTGGATAAGCCTGTCTTCTCCTTCTACCTCAACAG GGACCCTGAGGCAGCTGATGGCGGAGAGCTGGTCCTGGGTGGCTCGGACCCAGCACACTACATCCCACCCCTCACCTTTGTGTCAGTCACGATCCCTGCCTACTGGCAGATCCACATGGAGCG TGTAGAGGTTGGCACGGGGCTGACTCTTTGTGCCCGGGGCTGTGCTGCCATTCTGGACACAGGCACGTCTCTCATCACGGGACCCACTGAGGAGATCCGGGCCCTGCAGGCAGCCACTGGGGGAGTCCCCCTGCTAATGGGGGAG TACCTCATCCAGTGCTCGAAAATCCCAACGCTCCCCCCAGTCTCCTTCCTCCTTGGCGGGGTCTGGTTTAACCTCACGGCCCAGGACTACGTCATCCAG ATTGCTCGGGGTGGCGTCCGTCTCTGCTTGTCAGGCTTCCAGGCTCTGGACATGCCTCCGCCCGCAGGGCCCCTCTGGATCCTCGGCGATGTCTTCTTGCGCAGCTACGTGGCCGTCTTCGACCGTGGCGACAGGAAAAGCGGGGCGCGAGTGGGGCTTGCGCGCGTTCGAGCTCGTGGAGCAGGACAGCGAAGGG CCTCTCGCTGCCCAGAGCTGCGGGGCTGggtcacccctccccccatcgCCAGTCCCGGATTCCCCCATCCCCGCCCCGCCTCGACTTGGGGTGAGTACGGTGGAGGGGGAGAAGGCACAGGGTCCGGGGGCGGTAAGACAGCCCAAATCCCAGTTTTGGAGGCGGGGGACTCGGGAGAGGAGGACTTAAAGGTTACAGCGGAGGG GCACAGCCTCCTGCCGCCGCAGCACCAGCCGCAGCCTctggccccgccccagcccccgcGCCTGCGCTCTACCACCGGGGGGGGGGTCcagtccagcccagcccagggggCGGGGCCTGACCGGCTCCAGGGCG GTTCTCTGGCCCCCAAGACTTCCGTTCTAGGTCCCACCGCTCCGTCCATCCCG CCCATTCAAGACGGTTTTTACCATTCGTGGATCCCACCCACCTCCCGCAGTCCCTCCGCATCCTTCCTGACATTCTCCCGGCCCAGCGCCGGCTAA